In one window of Cytophagaceae bacterium ABcell3 DNA:
- the tssD gene encoding type VI secretion system tube protein TssD translates to MAFRAELDIAGTKFDVLNCSFNMSRDTDPKGRPSSNVYGGRITFEIESTADTSIIEKMVNSQFKPFSGTITFKKHDEDAKMKELTFDNSYVVYYQEGIDVKGETPMTIKFTISAETIKMGNAEHDNRWPKA, encoded by the coding sequence ATGGCTTTTAGAGCAGAACTTGATATCGCAGGAACTAAATTCGACGTATTGAATTGTTCCTTTAACATGAGCAGAGACACAGATCCTAAAGGGAGACCGTCTTCCAACGTATATGGTGGGCGCATCACTTTTGAAATTGAGTCTACTGCCGACACAAGTATCATCGAAAAGATGGTAAACAGTCAATTCAAACCATTTAGTGGAACCATCACGTTCAAAAAACATGACGAAGATGCTAAAATGAAAGAGCTGACTTTTGACAATAGCTATGTTGTATATTACCAGGAAGGTATAGATGTAAAAGGTGAAACGCCTATGACCATCAAATTTACCATTTCTGCTGAAACAATTAAGATGGGCAACGCGGAACATGACAACCGCTGGCCTAAGGCTTAA
- a CDS encoding DUF5458 family protein, with product MALEEDKTVQGAPALETKEQVASQLESSLNKLDKVGGFSFLESVIDGLANVNPGRKARKNIFMTDPSKKNEREALKKNLETWVDLLSEGGSAADIVEKSEQKAEESQSLLNKNLGNALKSFRDLEQSYRSVALFYKNTEADKINNITVLNASMDQVTDLDNSRFIDYVAAELKQNYDRLDLRDNYSLLVIPGYMGPNKVVEKWAKIAHENKVMLVTDFANLDSPDDVVDLFTDGNYTGGDLFRSNIIMTCNWIVGRGKIEQVGEEEDLLVPPSAALAGKMYYTMMSQVTAGKKHGSINEVDAVSFGLKKSEISHLEKIGLVPMVNEYGKVMAFSAKTLFNGDNLGLQTYSVVRVFDYITKVLFDFLNRRAFENWTSRLEADLRSQIVKFLDSIQGPDKLIEKFKIHRLEQDPNQKDRVLIDIHITPFFPAKSFVVRLDGQKGDDGTSWNSEYNQS from the coding sequence ATGGCATTAGAAGAAGACAAAACTGTACAAGGCGCACCGGCTTTAGAGACTAAAGAACAGGTGGCGTCGCAATTGGAGAGCAGTCTCAACAAACTGGACAAAGTAGGAGGCTTTTCCTTTTTAGAGTCTGTTATAGACGGACTGGCCAATGTTAATCCGGGAAGGAAAGCTCGGAAAAACATATTCATGACAGATCCAAGCAAAAAAAACGAGCGGGAGGCACTTAAGAAAAACCTAGAGACTTGGGTAGATCTTTTGAGCGAAGGTGGAAGCGCTGCGGACATTGTTGAAAAAAGTGAGCAAAAGGCAGAGGAGTCTCAATCGCTCCTGAACAAGAACTTGGGCAATGCGCTAAAGTCTTTCCGTGACCTTGAGCAGAGCTACCGTTCTGTGGCCCTATTTTATAAAAATACTGAAGCCGACAAAATCAATAATATTACGGTCTTGAATGCTTCCATGGATCAAGTTACTGATCTGGACAATTCAAGGTTTATCGATTATGTGGCGGCTGAGCTAAAGCAGAACTATGACAGGCTAGACTTGAGGGACAATTATTCCTTGCTGGTGATTCCTGGATATATGGGGCCGAACAAAGTGGTGGAAAAATGGGCCAAAATCGCACATGAAAACAAGGTGATGCTTGTAACGGATTTCGCCAACCTCGATTCACCCGATGATGTTGTAGACCTGTTTACCGATGGCAACTATACAGGCGGTGACCTGTTCCGCTCCAATATTATTATGACCTGCAACTGGATAGTGGGCAGGGGCAAAATAGAACAAGTGGGAGAGGAAGAAGACCTTTTGGTGCCACCTTCTGCGGCACTTGCCGGAAAAATGTATTATACCATGATGTCGCAGGTTACAGCGGGTAAAAAGCATGGTAGCATTAATGAGGTTGATGCCGTGAGTTTTGGTCTTAAGAAAAGTGAGATTTCCCATCTTGAAAAAATAGGTTTGGTGCCTATGGTAAACGAGTATGGAAAAGTAATGGCATTTTCAGCCAAAACACTTTTCAATGGCGACAACCTTGGACTGCAGACCTACTCTGTAGTAAGGGTGTTTGACTATATAACAAAAGTCCTTTTTGACTTTTTGAACAGACGGGCATTCGAAAACTGGACTTCCAGGCTCGAAGCCGATCTTAGAAGCCAGATTGTAAAGTTTCTTGATAGCATTCAGGGGCCTGATAAGCTTATCGAGAAATTTAAAATCCACAGGCTAGAGCAGGATCCCAACCAGAAAGATAGGGTTCTGATCGACATTCACATCACACCTTTCTTCCCTGCAAAAAGCTTTGTTGTAAGGCTTGACGGGCAAAAGGGCGATGATGGTACATCATGGAACAGCGAGTACAACCAATCATAA